A window of Mucilaginibacter paludis DSM 18603 contains these coding sequences:
- a CDS encoding Crp/Fnr family transcriptional regulator: MSTELIIKSVSRYIQLSDDEKNYFVSLLQPKTIKRKHFVLREGQVCKYSTFVLSGCLRGFTLDSNGFEHVLNFGPAGWWIADMYSLITQKPGILNIEALEDTEALTLSKTDQEKLYTKIPQFERFFRIITENSLVSYQQRLIDNLSLTAEDRFHNFCKRYPTLINGIPKKQIAAYIGVTPEFFSRMQHNLLKKDRNAPIKR, encoded by the coding sequence ATGTCTACAGAGCTGATCATTAAAAGTGTTAGTCGTTACATCCAATTATCGGATGATGAAAAGAATTATTTTGTATCCCTGCTCCAGCCCAAAACCATTAAGCGCAAGCATTTTGTTTTAAGGGAGGGGCAGGTTTGCAAATATTCTACTTTTGTACTTTCGGGATGTTTACGCGGCTTTACGCTGGATAGTAATGGTTTTGAACATGTACTTAACTTTGGCCCTGCCGGTTGGTGGATTGCAGATATGTACAGCCTGATTACCCAAAAGCCAGGTATCCTTAATATTGAAGCCTTAGAAGATACCGAAGCGCTTACCTTATCAAAAACAGACCAGGAAAAATTATACACCAAAATCCCGCAGTTTGAACGTTTTTTTCGCATCATTACCGAAAACTCGCTGGTATCCTATCAGCAACGTTTGATTGATAACCTGAGCCTTACCGCCGAAGACCGTTTCCATAACTTTTGCAAACGGTACCCCACCCTGATCAACGGTATCCCCAAAAAACAAATTGCCGCCTATATTGGCGTTACGCCGGAGTTTTTTAGCCGGATGCAACATAACTTGTTGAAGAAAGACAGGAATGCGCCCATCAAACGGTAA
- a CDS encoding IS110 family RNA-guided transposase, giving the protein MKQGTQLDFSGQTIFVGIDVHKKSWKVSLRSTHMELKTFSQEPSPKALSGHLQQNYPSADYRLVYEAGFCGFGYQRQFSELGMSCIVVNPADVPLTDKEKQRKSDTVDCRKLSKTLSEGALKGIFVPGIEQQDDRGIIRVYQQMIKDQTRYKNRIKGWLNFQDQSVTVDTDKYWSNHYICLLKALCLPSSARINLDILLQGYQQTRIMVLTATREVRALSRQPRYQQIIKLIRTIPGIGEITALLFVTEIGDIERFDSLDALCGYIGLVPDMHSSGDQKIILGLTKRAHHQLREKLIEASWIAVRLDPAMTLAFNNLCKKMKKNKAIIRIAKKMLNRIRFVMKNQKPYVTSVVK; this is encoded by the coding sequence ATGAAACAAGGTACACAATTAGATTTTAGCGGACAAACTATTTTTGTTGGCATAGATGTACACAAGAAGTCCTGGAAGGTCAGCCTTCGCAGCACCCATATGGAGCTAAAGACGTTTTCCCAGGAACCTTCACCTAAGGCCTTAAGCGGGCATCTACAACAGAACTATCCTTCGGCCGATTACAGGCTCGTTTACGAAGCCGGTTTTTGCGGCTTTGGCTATCAGCGACAGTTTAGTGAGCTGGGGATGTCCTGCATCGTCGTAAATCCTGCCGATGTCCCGCTGACAGACAAGGAAAAGCAGCGCAAATCAGATACGGTCGATTGCCGGAAACTCAGTAAAACATTAAGTGAAGGAGCCCTGAAAGGTATCTTCGTGCCTGGCATCGAGCAACAGGATGACCGCGGTATTATCCGTGTTTACCAGCAAATGATCAAAGATCAGACACGCTATAAGAACCGAATAAAAGGATGGCTTAACTTCCAGGACCAGTCGGTGACGGTAGACACCGATAAATACTGGTCGAATCATTATATCTGCCTGCTCAAGGCCCTTTGCTTGCCTTCATCAGCACGGATCAACCTGGATATTCTGCTACAGGGATACCAGCAGACCCGTATCATGGTACTCACAGCCACCAGGGAAGTCAGAGCCCTATCCAGGCAGCCACGTTATCAACAAATTATAAAACTGATCCGGACCATCCCCGGTATAGGCGAGATTACCGCCTTATTATTTGTCACAGAGATCGGCGACATTGAACGCTTTGATTCCCTGGATGCCTTGTGTGGATATATAGGCTTGGTACCGGATATGCATAGTTCCGGCGATCAAAAAATCATATTGGGGCTCACTAAAAGAGCTCATCATCAATTACGGGAGAAGCTTATCGAGGCCTCTTGGATAGCTGTCAGGCTCGACCCGGCCATGACGCTGGCTTTCAATAACCTTTGCAAAAAAATGAAAAAGAATAAGGCCATCATCAGGATAGCTAAAAAAATGCTCAACCGGATACGGTTCGTTATGAAGAATCAAAAACCTTACGTAACTTCGGTTGTCAAATAG
- a CDS encoding alpha/beta hydrolase, with the protein MYTHSKQIITAGAPIAQARGALVMLHGRGASAQDIISLSRSLNVSQMAIYAPQATNSSWYPYSFMVPQDQNQPALDSALAVIGELVDDILSAGIPADKIYFAGFSQGACLTLEFIARHAQQYGGAVAFTGGLIGKELETGNYKGDFNNTPVLITTGDPDPHVPVSRVQQSVETLKAMGADVTSKVYPGRPHTILADEIKLANQYIFK; encoded by the coding sequence ATGTACACACACAGCAAACAAATTATAACAGCCGGTGCCCCCATAGCTCAAGCCAGGGGGGCGCTGGTTATGCTGCATGGCCGGGGCGCCAGTGCGCAGGATATTATTTCGTTATCGCGTAGCTTAAATGTTAGCCAAATGGCTATTTATGCGCCGCAGGCGACCAACAGCAGCTGGTACCCTTATAGCTTTATGGTACCGCAGGATCAAAATCAACCGGCTTTAGATTCGGCCCTCGCCGTTATTGGTGAGCTGGTAGACGATATTTTATCAGCAGGTATACCTGCCGATAAAATATATTTTGCCGGCTTCTCGCAGGGAGCCTGTTTAACTTTAGAATTCATTGCACGCCATGCACAGCAATATGGCGGTGCGGTAGCCTTTACCGGCGGATTGATTGGTAAAGAGTTAGAAACGGGCAACTATAAAGGTGATTTTAATAACACACCTGTATTGATTACAACCGGCGACCCCGACCCGCATGTGCCAGTGAGCCGGGTGCAGCAAAGCGTAGAAACCCTGAAGGCCATGGGTGCCGATGTAACATCAAAAGTTTACCCCGGCCGCCCGCATACCATTTTAGCCGACGAGATTAAGTTAGCCAACCAGTATATATTCAAATAA